From Pan troglodytes isolate AG18354 chromosome 9, NHGRI_mPanTro3-v2.0_pri, whole genome shotgun sequence, the proteins below share one genomic window:
- the LOC134807308 gene encoding putative uncharacterized protein encoded by LINC00269, producing the protein MEHSGWSAVAQSRLTTTSASQVQVILIFVFLVEMGFHHVGQAGLELLTSGDPPSLASQRLPLKSELYDPSPGVMEMKVMGQN; encoded by the exons ATGGAACACTCTG gctggagtgcagtggcacaatctcggctcaccacaacctctgcctcccaggttcaagtgattctc atttttgtatttttagtagagatgggatttcaccatgttggccaggctggtctcgaactcctgacctctggtgatccacccagcttggcctcccaaa GGTTGCCACTAAAATCGGAACTATATGACCCCAGTCCGGGTGTGATGGAGATGAAAGTGATGGGCCAGAACTAG